In Microvenator marinus, one genomic interval encodes:
- a CDS encoding thrombospondin type 3 repeat-containing protein, whose protein sequence is MRICLGLIFLFFAASCTEANLYSPGKPRKEANRVALTGRVCTEDPVDARFPVKVVLLVDQAPGPLYSDFDPAGLRVGYITDFISRSLNNDMVEFAIVGYAGSPRKLAPLEGNFTRNPGELFGAAASLAIQQPCLAEGTCRNYRNGMRTARALIEGDLANSPAGLRVLTQYVIIHLNAGAHQPLADGSECCQSDDVQCRDANAGPSPLCDGQLSVQEITSLRDRVSAEGAAGLRYHAIQFAAATDAAENDQVQAQLEQVAFAGGGTMQRFNLVGGANSTTFNVLELRTVLNAKLLLAANLNARPGADGPEVDTDADGLTDEEEEALGTSPFNSDTDQDGVSDFVEVLAGLNPLVPEDPPPAACQGLVPFSDRDLDTLTDCDEAILGTSPTLVDTDGDGIPDPLELFAGTDYLNRDTERDADSDGVSNGDEHLLNTDPRSTDAINHLSFGYRYEIEDEGFVREKFGSTPERTTGVLISDVSAGTTPGIGTLRYDAANQTLSWQDADDTAAGIPIEVGEGGDFELPSGSFAPIQGDDGKFVVVSVDPVNLPPADETETIRVIFRDRQCLTYTIRNIQMVPTGALDIQPDISGINNVWLYFAQGPEGRPTAPGPFRLAQIQFQVTPPNQRDPDDAVLLIRNDEFVRPIILPGAP, encoded by the coding sequence ATGAGAATTTGTCTTGGCCTGATCTTCCTCTTCTTTGCTGCCTCGTGCACCGAAGCCAACCTTTACAGCCCGGGAAAACCTCGGAAAGAGGCGAATCGTGTTGCATTGACAGGGCGCGTATGCACCGAAGATCCGGTTGACGCTCGATTCCCCGTGAAGGTGGTTCTGCTTGTGGACCAGGCGCCGGGCCCCCTCTACTCGGACTTTGACCCAGCCGGACTAAGGGTCGGCTACATCACAGATTTCATCAGCCGCTCTCTCAACAACGATATGGTGGAGTTCGCGATCGTCGGCTACGCGGGGTCCCCGAGGAAACTCGCGCCTCTCGAAGGCAATTTCACTCGAAATCCCGGTGAGCTTTTTGGGGCTGCAGCGTCGCTCGCGATTCAGCAGCCTTGTTTGGCTGAGGGAACGTGTCGAAATTACCGTAACGGTATGCGGACCGCTCGAGCGTTGATTGAGGGCGACCTCGCAAACTCGCCTGCAGGTCTGCGCGTTCTTACCCAATACGTCATCATCCATCTCAATGCCGGCGCACATCAGCCGCTCGCCGATGGCTCCGAATGTTGTCAATCCGACGACGTACAGTGCCGTGACGCCAATGCTGGGCCATCGCCGCTATGCGACGGTCAGCTTAGTGTTCAAGAGATCACCAGTTTGAGGGACCGGGTTTCCGCGGAAGGCGCTGCAGGGCTCAGGTATCATGCGATTCAATTCGCAGCCGCTACCGATGCCGCCGAGAACGACCAAGTTCAAGCACAGCTGGAGCAGGTAGCCTTTGCTGGCGGTGGTACCATGCAGCGCTTCAACCTTGTGGGCGGCGCGAATTCCACCACCTTCAACGTCTTGGAGCTCCGGACAGTTCTGAACGCAAAGCTGCTGCTGGCCGCGAATTTGAACGCGCGACCTGGTGCTGATGGCCCTGAGGTAGATACGGACGCTGATGGATTGACCGACGAAGAAGAAGAGGCGCTGGGGACCTCACCTTTTAACTCCGATACGGATCAGGACGGTGTTTCTGATTTCGTAGAGGTTCTAGCGGGCCTAAACCCGCTGGTGCCAGAAGACCCTCCCCCTGCAGCATGTCAGGGTCTAGTGCCGTTTTCCGACCGCGACTTGGATACACTTACGGATTGCGATGAGGCTATTCTGGGTACATCTCCTACGCTCGTGGATACAGACGGAGATGGCATTCCTGACCCCCTTGAGCTTTTTGCTGGCACGGACTATCTCAACCGAGATACCGAGCGAGATGCCGATTCCGATGGGGTTTCAAATGGTGACGAACATCTCTTAAATACGGACCCAAGGAGCACCGATGCCATCAATCACCTCTCCTTTGGTTACCGATATGAAATCGAAGACGAAGGTTTTGTACGAGAAAAATTCGGCTCAACACCTGAGCGAACGACCGGGGTCCTGATTTCGGATGTGAGTGCTGGCACGACGCCTGGAATCGGCACCCTGCGCTACGATGCGGCGAACCAGACCTTGAGTTGGCAAGATGCCGACGATACGGCCGCGGGGATTCCCATCGAGGTAGGTGAGGGCGGCGACTTTGAGTTGCCCTCGGGCTCCTTTGCGCCGATTCAGGGCGATGATGGAAAGTTTGTGGTGGTAAGTGTTGATCCCGTGAACTTGCCCCCAGCCGACGAGACCGAGACCATTCGGGTCATCTTCAGAGATAGACAATGTCTGACGTACACGATTCGCAACATCCAAATGGTCCCCACCGGCGCTCTTGATATCCAGCCTGACATCAGCGGCATCAACAATGTGTGGCTCTATTTTGCTCAGGGTCCCGAAGGCAGACCAACCGCTCCGGGCCCGTTTCGCCTCGCCCAAATTCAGTTTCAGGTTACGCCTCCAAACCAGCGTGATCCCGACGATGCGGTATTGCTAATTCGCAACGACGAATTTGTCAGACCCATCATTCTTCCGGGGGCCCCATGA
- a CDS encoding MotA/TolQ/ExbB proton channel family protein, translating into MIPNMTTFVVAATESQGNVLLEYLNQGGWMMYVILTVSLFGVAMFLERAFSLYILCRLNSKSFVARIVSHLENRRFREAIDATEVASRHPLVAVIKAGLIRSNRREKEIERAMENEMLSAIPMLQKRVAIMAVLANIATLLGLLGTIFGLISAFSSVAAASAAERQEALAGGISQAMYTTAFGISVAVPLLIFHHLLSKRVESVLMEMEGGATSILVALTGVRGDSGTDGRAQR; encoded by the coding sequence ATGATTCCTAACATGACCACCTTCGTAGTCGCTGCCACTGAAAGTCAGGGCAATGTTTTGTTGGAATACCTGAATCAGGGCGGATGGATGATGTACGTCATCCTCACCGTCTCTCTTTTCGGTGTGGCCATGTTCCTCGAACGCGCATTCAGCCTCTACATCCTCTGCCGTCTGAACTCGAAGAGTTTTGTGGCGCGCATCGTGAGCCATTTGGAGAATCGACGCTTCCGTGAGGCTATCGACGCCACAGAAGTGGCTTCGAGGCACCCATTGGTGGCTGTGATAAAGGCGGGTTTGATTCGCTCGAATCGACGCGAGAAAGAGATCGAGCGGGCCATGGAGAACGAGATGTTGTCCGCTATCCCGATGTTACAAAAGCGGGTCGCGATCATGGCGGTGCTCGCCAATATCGCGACGTTGCTCGGACTCCTAGGAACCATCTTCGGTCTGATTTCCGCGTTCTCGAGTGTGGCTGCGGCTTCTGCGGCTGAGCGCCAAGAGGCGCTTGCTGGTGGTATCTCTCAAGCTATGTACACCACGGCATTCGGAATCAGCGTGGCTGTCCCGCTCCTGATTTTCCACCACCTCTTGAGCAAGCGCGTTGAAAGCGTGCTCATGGAGATGGAAGGTGGCGCAACCTCAATTCTTGTGGCGCTGACTGGGGTTCGTGGCGATAGCGGAACTGATGGACGGGCACAACGCTGA
- a CDS encoding ExbD/TolR family protein, with product MAFDRWRRATEDAVEINVIPVMNLFMVLIPFLLLGATFFHIGVIPTSTPTLSPSDSDVPKTPTTVAVNLEITQDLLRITASSVSLDPEELEALSAEWPKKNGEYQVDALQRALVEIKQKYPESNTLTVLPFEDLNYQVLVSVLDVTRNRQVGLDAKGEPKIEDIFPVTIFSRFVPDNLVGENANLDEEGQPLEPEDLEE from the coding sequence ATGGCATTTGATCGCTGGCGACGCGCGACTGAGGATGCAGTCGAAATTAACGTGATTCCGGTCATGAACTTGTTCATGGTCTTGATCCCGTTTTTGCTTCTCGGAGCAACGTTCTTTCATATCGGCGTGATCCCTACATCTACGCCTACACTGAGTCCTTCGGATTCGGACGTCCCGAAAACGCCAACCACCGTTGCTGTGAATTTGGAGATCACTCAAGACCTCCTCAGGATCACGGCGTCGAGCGTTTCGCTTGATCCCGAAGAGCTTGAGGCACTCAGTGCTGAGTGGCCTAAGAAGAATGGCGAGTATCAGGTTGACGCGCTGCAGCGGGCGCTGGTGGAAATCAAGCAAAAGTATCCGGAGAGTAATACGCTCACCGTTTTGCCTTTTGAAGACCTCAACTACCAGGTTCTGGTCAGCGTGCTCGATGTGACGCGCAACCGACAAGTCGGCTTGGATGCGAAGGGCGAACCGAAAATCGAAGACATCTTTCCTGTCACAATTTTCTCGCGTTTTGTGCCGGATAATTTGGTTGGAGAGAACGCGAACCTCGACGAAGAAGGCCAACCACTCGAGCCGGAGGATCTTGAAGAATGA
- a CDS encoding ExbD/TolR family protein, whose translation MKMRFVRTEKPPGLMLTSLLDMFTIILIFLIVSFEAEDYEFKLDPGLTLPQSSASSVLKPAINLAITPDSLKIDSEEIVKLDRGKFQEQYHDQGEIPIVVERLKVAHDRIREREAAGLLGDDEDPAIVLVQADKGLDYKTLFLVLRSASVAGFDKYRLAIMKK comes from the coding sequence ATGAAGATGCGTTTCGTTCGAACAGAAAAGCCTCCCGGGCTGATGCTCACGTCCTTGCTGGATATGTTCACCATCATCCTGATCTTCCTGATCGTGAGCTTTGAAGCCGAGGATTATGAGTTCAAACTCGATCCGGGCCTGACTCTTCCGCAGTCGAGTGCCTCAAGTGTATTGAAGCCGGCAATCAACCTCGCGATTACACCGGACTCGCTTAAGATCGACTCCGAAGAAATCGTCAAACTCGACCGAGGTAAGTTCCAAGAGCAATACCACGACCAGGGAGAGATCCCGATCGTTGTAGAGCGGCTCAAAGTTGCCCACGACCGCATCCGTGAACGCGAAGCGGCCGGACTCCTGGGCGATGACGAAGATCCGGCAATCGTATTGGTTCAAGCAGATAAGGGGCTCGATTATAAAACTTTATTCCTCGTGCTTCGTTCAGCATCAGTAGCGGGTTTCGATAAGTATCGACTCGCGATCATGAAGAAATAA
- a CDS encoding AgmX/PglI C-terminal domain-containing protein, which translates to MSQILAKYGLLEGLAKHREVDVWFVQNLSPGYDEARYQVAYGFGVEASGHPALAALLDYETAVSVQLRHPQIEPTVGAGRDGSHTWFVHEVRAGESLHHTFRTLQERGYPTLTVPLALAIAKTVCDALHAAHTAKNAAGWSLNACHGGFDLTNVKLTYEGEIHLQGFGSSKIRRQATLMGLGSLGRNRLGYISPEEVSGKPADVRSDVYSVGVLLWEVLTGETIFQGTNFKAEIVNTIPARPSSLNSKVTPALDALVLRALSKNPAERFQNCEHMGLELGKLVGDVSKALERVPRVLEQLFPERKTDWQRFLSAAYSGKSADAAGLAAKLLGRSDNEDTQLKTVSQDDLRQTAEADAHLQDELLRASLSGRPLGPGWESAPIGEAASMITQDWAEESIPRMDRQQQLDPDQSTPVSTAVWEDDLQETIPGGVPAPAAAPTPPPEPEPELPADPALIETHLAYKPTPIPEEVATHMAYKPSPMPGDSPEAKQAPAVQPLDAPIVSQELNARGPEPEELPPFEDEDEEEAFVEPFDVDLIVAAPELAAQSSEEAPVLEIIRTSAGKALDIEVLRHGLKRYKRVNSGVRARKSGKKAVLSFKEPVQGWLRRARNPRETLGADKKLVLEVGDVAQFEEGDITYHVRFFRPQLPPKGERQLVSAAQIKIYAAAIAISLVMHGLGGVGALLTSHLGVELTVKKPDQIEVFAEGTLEKPKPAEKKPKPPPKVEKPKPQRIEPKPPSDPTEAQAKIPKSVREVLDKRLKSNPGRSTEEKADSLISALTTPVKGDGATIQDVVTNIDAVARPGASNAAFNVTGTLGKIEGGGVNIATSKGGSKIGDIGGAVSTNVGKLDKREGAGKIRGKANAVRALSKVQGTLSQGEVYNAIQKHIGKIQACYERELNKNPSLGGKLQYEWTIKTNGRVGVVKEIGSTMGNATVSKCVTGVIRKIQFPKPKGGEVIVTYPLVFSASN; encoded by the coding sequence GTGAGCCAAATTCTGGCCAAATACGGACTCTTAGAAGGTCTGGCGAAGCATCGCGAAGTCGATGTGTGGTTTGTACAAAACCTCTCACCCGGCTACGACGAGGCACGCTACCAGGTGGCTTACGGGTTCGGCGTTGAGGCGTCTGGACACCCGGCACTAGCCGCACTTCTAGACTACGAAACGGCTGTCAGCGTCCAGCTGAGGCACCCTCAAATTGAACCCACGGTCGGAGCGGGGCGCGACGGCTCTCACACCTGGTTTGTGCACGAAGTGCGCGCCGGTGAGTCCCTTCATCACACGTTTCGTACACTGCAGGAGCGCGGTTATCCGACCTTGACGGTTCCCTTGGCGCTGGCGATTGCGAAGACGGTCTGTGACGCCCTTCATGCCGCTCACACGGCCAAGAACGCGGCTGGCTGGTCGCTAAATGCCTGTCATGGCGGATTCGACCTTACAAACGTCAAGCTCACCTATGAGGGCGAGATTCATTTGCAGGGTTTCGGCTCTTCGAAGATTCGGCGCCAAGCCACCCTGATGGGCCTCGGCTCACTCGGACGAAACAGGCTGGGATACATTTCGCCAGAGGAAGTTTCGGGGAAACCAGCGGATGTTCGAAGTGACGTGTACTCCGTGGGCGTTCTTCTTTGGGAAGTTCTAACCGGCGAAACAATTTTCCAAGGTACGAACTTCAAAGCCGAAATCGTCAACACGATTCCGGCGCGTCCGTCGTCGCTGAACAGCAAAGTTACTCCGGCCCTCGATGCTCTGGTCTTAAGAGCGTTATCCAAGAATCCGGCAGAGCGCTTTCAGAACTGCGAACATATGGGTCTTGAGCTCGGCAAGCTCGTAGGCGACGTCTCCAAGGCCCTGGAGCGGGTCCCGAGAGTTTTGGAGCAGCTCTTTCCTGAGAGAAAGACGGACTGGCAAAGATTCTTGTCTGCGGCATATTCAGGCAAATCAGCAGATGCGGCCGGTTTGGCTGCCAAACTCTTAGGACGCTCAGATAACGAGGACACGCAGCTCAAGACGGTGTCCCAAGATGACCTCAGACAAACAGCAGAGGCCGACGCGCATCTACAAGATGAACTCTTGCGAGCATCGCTCTCTGGTCGGCCCTTGGGGCCCGGTTGGGAGAGTGCGCCAATCGGCGAAGCTGCGTCCATGATCACGCAGGACTGGGCGGAAGAGTCCATTCCTCGCATGGATCGACAACAGCAGCTCGACCCGGACCAATCGACCCCGGTGTCCACCGCCGTTTGGGAAGACGACCTCCAAGAGACGATCCCAGGGGGCGTGCCAGCGCCCGCGGCTGCACCCACGCCACCTCCCGAGCCTGAGCCCGAATTGCCGGCGGATCCTGCGTTGATTGAGACGCATTTGGCGTACAAACCGACTCCTATCCCGGAGGAGGTGGCCACGCATATGGCCTATAAGCCCAGTCCGATGCCCGGAGATAGTCCTGAGGCGAAGCAAGCGCCTGCGGTCCAGCCACTCGATGCGCCTATCGTCTCTCAAGAGTTGAATGCACGTGGGCCTGAGCCTGAAGAGTTGCCGCCCTTTGAAGACGAGGACGAAGAAGAAGCCTTTGTTGAGCCTTTTGATGTGGACTTGATCGTTGCGGCCCCCGAATTGGCCGCGCAGTCGTCCGAAGAGGCCCCAGTCCTAGAGATCATCCGAACCTCAGCGGGTAAAGCACTCGATATCGAAGTCTTGCGACACGGTCTTAAGCGCTACAAGCGAGTGAATTCAGGAGTCCGAGCTCGGAAATCCGGAAAGAAGGCGGTGCTCTCCTTTAAGGAGCCCGTCCAAGGTTGGTTGCGCCGAGCTAGAAACCCCCGAGAGACACTCGGAGCCGACAAGAAGCTGGTCCTAGAAGTCGGAGACGTGGCGCAGTTTGAGGAAGGTGATATCACCTATCACGTCCGCTTTTTCAGGCCGCAATTGCCGCCCAAAGGTGAGCGCCAGCTCGTAAGTGCGGCCCAGATCAAGATTTATGCGGCAGCCATTGCGATCTCGCTCGTGATGCACGGATTGGGTGGTGTGGGTGCCTTGCTCACAAGCCACCTGGGTGTGGAACTTACCGTAAAGAAACCTGACCAAATCGAGGTCTTTGCGGAAGGAACTTTGGAGAAACCAAAGCCCGCAGAAAAGAAGCCAAAACCGCCACCGAAGGTTGAAAAACCTAAACCACAACGGATTGAGCCAAAGCCACCGAGTGACCCCACTGAGGCGCAGGCAAAGATTCCAAAGTCGGTTCGAGAAGTTTTGGACAAGCGCCTGAAGTCGAACCCCGGTAGGAGCACGGAAGAGAAGGCTGATTCCTTGATCTCCGCGCTTACCACGCCCGTTAAGGGTGATGGCGCGACCATTCAGGATGTAGTTACCAATATTGACGCTGTCGCTCGTCCAGGGGCCTCTAATGCTGCATTCAACGTGACGGGAACCCTCGGAAAGATTGAGGGCGGCGGCGTTAATATCGCGACCAGCAAAGGCGGCTCCAAGATCGGAGATATCGGCGGTGCCGTTTCCACTAACGTTGGAAAGCTCGACAAACGTGAGGGCGCCGGAAAGATTCGCGGTAAAGCGAATGCCGTGCGTGCGCTCTCAAAAGTGCAGGGCACGCTCTCTCAAGGCGAAGTTTACAACGCGATTCAGAAGCACATCGGAAAAATACAGGCGTGTTACGAAAGAGAGCTAAACAAGAACCCCTCACTTGGCGGAAAGCTTCAGTACGAGTGGACCATCAAGACCAATGGCCGAGTGGGCGTGGTCAAAGAGATCGGCTCAACCATGGGCAATGCTACCGTGTCAAAGTGTGTGACCGGCGTGATTCGAAAAATTCAATTCCCGAAACCCAAAGGTGGCGAGGTTATTGTGACCTACCCGTTGGTCTTCTCGGCGAGCAACTAG
- a CDS encoding tetratricopeptide repeat protein, which produces MYRLILIILVLSMTTSCATKSRQMRDTPIIETIRLNITKVRNAIEETRATIAVSRGAPYLPELYVRLAELLSEEARYHYQLAFEREQRQTRTLHVPQVRLLKEESINTYELVLSRFPDSPLVPQVLFNIGHEHRELGNFDEMRKVLNRLVDNHPDSPLRANALLVLGDYHFDRNELTEAQGYYESITKGPLAPVSGLGHYKLAWVWVNNGECSPALTNFEDAIEKSNEWEARRIAMEEQEEETPLLVAMAQQARAADEGASQQDIDVRKESLVDMAYCYSRLKKAEDSTKYYAKMAYNRSTYVAALAKLASRYRTMDQFTGAILTTRELLRLAPASAELLDDARTLYTAIKRLRDYTQIGDDAELITTALTRYYTRLDVDPEERDRLVKEFELYVRDLATSAQERMEKKLKKAGSPAQVAKAYQAHVEAFPEANSRADMLQNLAGVLSSDERNLEAGLYALQASDLIGDDTERRDALYDAVVYLQTSLKGESNRNRYERVSARAALRRAGASLLSYKLSDERKRIVKFAIAQAVYDEGLYVEAIDKLAAVAYEFPKTTEGDAAIRLALDSFNTLNDYDGLMYASRRYLGASSPASDELKQDIKRILAATEQRKLDELSLKAAGDEGADLSVLVTFAEKNQGSELGERALINAFVAARAMGDTDAMYEIADSMAKSYPKSEQLPGIYSTLAQAAAARFDFDQAGQSLRRAAEVNPSQRIQLLVAASELNEQMGNTDRAGTILKDAMSGTTGAALIEPLGRYASLLERTKPGSILSELSSYEPIGEPESLARIGLAKIAKGQVGEAEMNLQTVLNTETASDDARARAQYGMAEVMLATLMQYPIPTDIGLVEEFIILIEVTQQGYLNAARQGSPQYAAASLARLAHATELSAEKLAKVRPEGLSPEQAKQVQDALAARAEGLRAQAKEAVEACANLAWSTANFNPVVRECMKGRALKEVIPANDKLTERKGAAPQGIDELRSELSKNPEDVDKLRELGEKFLDGGDPHSARLVFARAIQVGGGAIEQNLLGVASFQIGDYTGAFEAFVRAAEGGVEAGRKNLMRLLQEVGLSNQVEAVNTRFQAGRDGGRTL; this is translated from the coding sequence ATGTATCGACTGATCCTCATAATCCTAGTGCTTTCGATGACGACCAGCTGCGCGACAAAGTCGCGTCAAATGCGCGATACCCCCATCATCGAGACAATTCGTCTAAACATCACGAAAGTGCGAAACGCCATCGAGGAGACGCGCGCGACGATTGCCGTTTCCCGAGGTGCGCCATACCTGCCAGAGCTCTACGTCCGACTTGCGGAATTGCTCAGTGAAGAGGCTCGCTATCACTATCAACTCGCGTTTGAGCGCGAGCAGCGGCAGACGCGTACACTTCACGTCCCGCAGGTCCGGCTCCTCAAAGAAGAGTCCATCAATACGTATGAGCTTGTGCTGAGCCGTTTTCCGGACTCCCCACTCGTTCCGCAGGTGCTCTTCAATATCGGACACGAACACCGTGAGCTCGGGAACTTCGACGAGATGCGCAAAGTTTTGAATCGGCTGGTGGACAACCATCCTGATTCGCCGCTTAGAGCCAATGCTCTTCTGGTTTTGGGAGACTACCACTTCGACAGAAACGAGCTCACCGAAGCCCAAGGCTACTACGAGTCCATCACGAAAGGCCCACTCGCCCCTGTGAGCGGCCTTGGCCACTATAAGCTCGCCTGGGTTTGGGTGAATAACGGCGAATGCAGCCCTGCCCTGACCAACTTCGAAGACGCAATTGAAAAGTCGAACGAGTGGGAAGCACGTCGAATCGCGATGGAGGAGCAAGAGGAAGAAACGCCTTTGCTTGTCGCCATGGCGCAACAAGCACGCGCCGCAGACGAGGGTGCGTCTCAACAAGATATCGACGTGCGAAAAGAGTCCCTCGTGGACATGGCCTACTGCTACTCGCGCTTGAAGAAAGCCGAGGATTCGACGAAGTATTATGCAAAAATGGCCTATAACCGCTCCACTTACGTGGCAGCTTTGGCCAAGCTTGCGAGTCGTTATCGCACGATGGACCAGTTCACGGGCGCGATTCTGACGACCCGTGAACTCTTAAGACTCGCTCCCGCGTCGGCGGAACTTCTCGACGACGCACGGACCCTCTACACGGCCATCAAGAGGCTGCGCGATTACACCCAGATTGGGGATGACGCCGAGCTGATTACGACTGCGCTGACGCGTTATTACACGCGTCTTGACGTGGATCCTGAGGAACGTGACCGCCTTGTTAAAGAGTTCGAACTCTATGTGCGCGACCTCGCGACATCCGCTCAAGAACGCATGGAAAAGAAGCTCAAGAAAGCCGGTAGTCCTGCACAGGTGGCAAAGGCCTACCAGGCTCATGTCGAGGCCTTTCCTGAGGCAAATAGCCGCGCGGACATGTTGCAGAACCTTGCGGGTGTGCTCTCTAGCGATGAAAGAAATCTTGAAGCCGGTCTCTATGCCCTGCAGGCAAGCGACCTGATTGGCGACGATACCGAACGGCGAGACGCCCTCTACGACGCGGTGGTCTATCTGCAGACTTCGCTTAAGGGTGAGTCCAACCGAAACCGTTACGAGCGTGTCAGTGCACGTGCCGCTCTTCGGCGCGCGGGCGCGAGCCTTCTTAGCTACAAGCTTTCGGATGAGCGCAAACGCATCGTGAAATTCGCAATCGCACAGGCCGTCTACGACGAAGGACTCTACGTCGAGGCCATCGATAAGCTCGCTGCGGTCGCTTATGAGTTTCCGAAGACGACCGAAGGCGATGCCGCCATTCGTCTGGCGTTGGACAGCTTCAACACACTCAACGATTACGATGGTTTGATGTACGCGAGCCGGCGCTACCTAGGTGCTTCGAGCCCCGCATCGGACGAGCTCAAACAAGACATCAAGCGCATTTTGGCTGCGACCGAGCAACGCAAACTCGACGAGCTTTCACTTAAGGCGGCTGGAGATGAAGGCGCAGACCTCTCCGTCCTAGTTACGTTTGCCGAGAAAAACCAGGGTAGCGAGCTCGGCGAGCGTGCCTTGATCAACGCATTTGTGGCGGCGCGTGCTATGGGTGACACAGACGCCATGTACGAAATCGCCGACTCGATGGCTAAGTCGTATCCGAAGAGCGAGCAACTTCCCGGCATCTACTCTACCCTCGCGCAGGCGGCTGCTGCGCGGTTCGACTTCGACCAAGCCGGCCAGTCTCTTAGACGTGCCGCGGAGGTCAATCCATCTCAGCGCATCCAGCTTCTCGTGGCCGCGAGTGAGTTGAACGAACAAATGGGAAATACAGACCGAGCCGGTACCATTCTCAAGGACGCTATGAGTGGTACCACAGGTGCCGCTCTAATCGAGCCATTGGGCCGCTACGCGAGTTTATTGGAGCGAACCAAGCCCGGGTCCATCCTGAGCGAACTTTCGTCTTACGAGCCAATTGGCGAGCCCGAGTCGCTCGCTCGAATCGGGCTGGCAAAGATCGCGAAAGGTCAGGTCGGCGAAGCCGAAATGAATCTACAAACGGTCCTCAACACTGAGACGGCCTCCGACGACGCACGAGCTCGCGCACAGTACGGCATGGCTGAAGTAATGCTCGCCACCTTGATGCAGTACCCAATCCCTACGGATATCGGGCTCGTCGAGGAATTCATCATCCTCATTGAGGTCACCCAGCAGGGATATCTGAACGCAGCACGGCAAGGCAGCCCACAATACGCTGCGGCATCCCTTGCCCGCCTGGCACATGCCACTGAATTGAGCGCTGAGAAGCTCGCCAAGGTTCGCCCTGAAGGACTTTCGCCAGAACAAGCCAAACAGGTTCAAGACGCCCTGGCTGCTCGCGCGGAAGGTCTGAGAGCCCAAGCAAAAGAAGCGGTCGAAGCCTGCGCAAACCTCGCGTGGTCCACGGCGAACTTCAATCCTGTGGTGCGTGAATGCATGAAGGGACGAGCGCTCAAAGAAGTAATCCCTGCCAATGATAAGCTCACCGAACGTAAAGGTGCAGCACCTCAAGGTATTGATGAACTACGCAGCGAACTCTCCAAGAACCCAGAGGACGTGGACAAGCTGCGTGAGCTAGGCGAGAAATTCCTCGATGGTGGAGACCCACATTCGGCAAGGCTCGTCTTCGCACGGGCAATTCAAGTCGGCGGCGGCGCCATCGAACAGAACCTGCTCGGGGTCGCGAGCTTCCAGATCGGGGACTATACCGGAGCGTTCGAGGCTTTTGTTCGTGCTGCCGAAGGTGGGGTTGAGGCCGGACGAAAGAATCTCATGCGGCTCCTTCAAGAGGTCGGCCTCTCGAATCAGGTTGAAGCGGTGAACACGCGGTTCCAAGCCGGACGAGACGGAGGGCGAACACTATGA